Proteins from one Coffea arabica cultivar ET-39 chromosome 8c, Coffea Arabica ET-39 HiFi, whole genome shotgun sequence genomic window:
- the LOC113706057 gene encoding uncharacterized protein: protein MAWNNRRGARGRNADRMRQDEEDEALLLMSASLMLMHPSLAHVDNNQPLPQHDGSFTDRRWVERVLYGHHRRSIDNMRITTDNFLLLSNILVERQYVPHNYQQRVPIQEALAMTLMLVSHKHMHRVLGTIFDRSIETINRNIKKVLRGLCLFAAEIIRPGDQTAVHPRIANSTNFYPWFKDAVGAMDGTHISACPPTGEQMAYTNRHGWQSQNVLAVCDHDMRFIYVYAGWEGSAHDANAPGFMPPYKNVGSESPSKTLFNTRHSQLRNVIERTFGVLKKRFKWLKGPVDNFYMSTQISIVIACCALHNFLRMHQPEDAHFQRFESEDVHLNEEPEIGGLVPQPFALNVSPTELAEWKAKRDYIATQMYAARGRRRR from the exons ATGGCCTGGAACAACCGCCGTGGTGCTAGAGGACGCAATGCGGACCGCATGAGGCAAGATGAGGAAGATGAGGCCTTACTTCTTATGAGTGCATCGTTAATGTTAATGCATCCGTCACTTGCACACGTGGATAATAATCAACCACTTCCACAACATGATGGTTCATTCACAGATAGGCGGTGGGTGGAACGCGTACTCTACGGTCATCATAGACGCTCAATAGACAACATGCGCATCACGACTGATAATTTCTTGCTACTGTCCAATATCCTTGTCGAGAGACAGTACGTTCCACACAATTACCAACAGCGCGTGCCCATACAGGAGGCGCTTGCTATGACTTTAATGTTGGTCAGCCACAAGCATATGCACCGTGTGTTGGGGACTATTTTTGATCGATCCATCGAGACGATTAATCGAAATATAAAAAAGGTGCTCCGAGGCCTGTGTCTATTTGCAGCTGAAATAATACGACCGGGTGACCAGACTGCAGTTCATCCACGAATTGCAAACTCAACTAATTTTTATCCGTGGTTCAAG GATGCCGTGGGAGCGATGGATGGCACCCACATCTCAGCTTGTCCTCCGACAGGCGAGCAAATGGCATATACAAATCGGCACGGGTGGCAATCACAGAATGTTCTGGCAGTTTGTGACCATGACATGCGCTTCATCTATGTGTATGCTGGATGGGAGGGAAGTGCACACGATGC GAATGCTCCTGGTTTCATGCCCCCGTATAAGAATGTGGGGTCCGAATCTCCGTCAAAGACCTTGTTCAATACTCGACATTCGCAACTTCGCAATGTCATTGAGCGCACATTCGGTGTGCTTAAGAAAAGATTCAAATGGTTAAAGGGTCCGGTAGATAATTTTTATATGAGCACTCAAATCAGTATAGTCATTGCTTGTTGTGCGTTGCACAACTTTTTAAGGATGCACCAACCAGAAGATGCCCATTTTCAACGGTTTGAATCAGAAGACGTGCACTTAAATGAAGAGCCAGAAATAGGCGGGCTAGTACCTCAGCCGTTCGCATTAAACGTGTCTCCTACAGAGCTGGCGGAATGGAAAGCTAAACGAGACTACATAGCGACTCAAATGTATGCAGCACGGGGACGACGCCGCCGTTAG
- the LOC113705687 gene encoding B3 domain-containing protein At5g57720 isoform X1, protein MANPQARANLATQAQSQRNLKFCKVFDANKYFNKLHIPSAYASYMRGNLPDRAVLRDCDGNMWAVELAKVGSEWFFQEGWAKVVQDNLIEHQDFLVFLFDGEKVFDFTIIGNNLLEKEGVGSLKFQLEVEKGNGNGEKAQELNDMNGDNLIEEKEQPLNGVKRDFQKLTSPTSGSRKYRSEKNGQEGASASDGIKKKARHDLYGASIFRSGEHALPENPYFVTRIRTKRQNALFIPIDVIKDFRLDLPENMTLRDPLGRTWPAYLRTWKDGRAYYSGGWDNLCKVNSIDEEDDCVCEFVPGRGQEKPVMQIQIIRQKNAPETCD, encoded by the exons ATGGCAAACCCACAAGCAAGAGCCAACCTGGCCACACAAGCTCAGAGCCAGAGGAATTTGAAGTTTTGCAAGGTCTTTGATGCTAACAAGTACTTCAACAAACTG CATATTCCCTCAGCCTATGCTTCATATATGCGAGGAAATTTGCCAGATAGAGCAGTGCTCAGGGATTGCGATGGGAACATGTGGGCTGTGGAACTTGCTAAAGTTGGAAGTGAGTGGTTTTTCCAAGAGGGCTGGGCCAAGGTGGTTCAAGATAATTTGATTGAACATCAAGACTTTCTTGTTTTCCTATTTGATGGTGAGAAAGTTTTTGATTTCACAATCATTGGAAACAATTTATTGGAAAAGGAGGGAGTTGGTAGTTTGAAGTTTCAGTTGGAGGTGGAAAAAGGAAACGGGAATGGAGAGAAGGCACAGGAACTCAATGATATGAATGGAGACAATCTGATTGAGGAGAAAGAACAACCACTCAATGGTGTGAAAAGAGACTTTCAGAAGTTAACAAGTCCTACCAGTGGCTCAAGGAAATACAGAAGTGAAAAGAATG GGCAAGAAGGCGCTTCAGCTAGTGATGGGATAAAAAAGAAGGCCAGACATGACTTGTATGGTGCAAGCATTTTCAGATCAGGAGAGCATGCCCTGCCTGAGAATCCTTATTTTGTCACAAGGATTAGGACAAAGAGACAGAATGCTTTG TTCATTCCAATTGATGTGATTAAGGATTTCAGACTTGATCTTCCCGAAAATATGACTCTACGTGACCCACTTGGGAGGACTTGGCCTGCATATCTTAGGACTTGGAAGGATGGCCGAGCATATTACTCAGGTGGATGGGACAACCTTTGCAAGGTTAACTCTATTGATGAGGAGGATGATTGTGTGTGTGAATTTGTGCCTGGACGAGGTCAGGAGAAACCTGTGATGCAGATCCAGATTATCCGGCAGAAGAATGCTCCTGAAACCTGCGACTAA
- the LOC113705687 gene encoding putative B3 domain-containing protein At5g66980 isoform X2, translated as MWAVELAKVGSEWFFQEGWAKVVQDNLIEHQDFLVFLFDGEKVFDFTIIGNNLLEKEGVGSLKFQLEVEKGNGNGEKAQELNDMNGDNLIEEKEQPLNGVKRDFQKLTSPTSGSRKYRSEKNGQEGASASDGIKKKARHDLYGASIFRSGEHALPENPYFVTRIRTKRQNALFIPIDVIKDFRLDLPENMTLRDPLGRTWPAYLRTWKDGRAYYSGGWDNLCKVNSIDEEDDCVCEFVPGRGQEKPVMQIQIIRQKNAPETCD; from the exons ATGTGGGCTGTGGAACTTGCTAAAGTTGGAAGTGAGTGGTTTTTCCAAGAGGGCTGGGCCAAGGTGGTTCAAGATAATTTGATTGAACATCAAGACTTTCTTGTTTTCCTATTTGATGGTGAGAAAGTTTTTGATTTCACAATCATTGGAAACAATTTATTGGAAAAGGAGGGAGTTGGTAGTTTGAAGTTTCAGTTGGAGGTGGAAAAAGGAAACGGGAATGGAGAGAAGGCACAGGAACTCAATGATATGAATGGAGACAATCTGATTGAGGAGAAAGAACAACCACTCAATGGTGTGAAAAGAGACTTTCAGAAGTTAACAAGTCCTACCAGTGGCTCAAGGAAATACAGAAGTGAAAAGAATG GGCAAGAAGGCGCTTCAGCTAGTGATGGGATAAAAAAGAAGGCCAGACATGACTTGTATGGTGCAAGCATTTTCAGATCAGGAGAGCATGCCCTGCCTGAGAATCCTTATTTTGTCACAAGGATTAGGACAAAGAGACAGAATGCTTTG TTCATTCCAATTGATGTGATTAAGGATTTCAGACTTGATCTTCCCGAAAATATGACTCTACGTGACCCACTTGGGAGGACTTGGCCTGCATATCTTAGGACTTGGAAGGATGGCCGAGCATATTACTCAGGTGGATGGGACAACCTTTGCAAGGTTAACTCTATTGATGAGGAGGATGATTGTGTGTGTGAATTTGTGCCTGGACGAGGTCAGGAGAAACCTGTGATGCAGATCCAGATTATCCGGCAGAAGAATGCTCCTGAAACCTGCGACTAA
- the LOC113706366 gene encoding protein ECERIFERUM 26-like: MAEVSWICKRTVVSTKPVEAGKFCPLSVLDRIMEHNHVRVVLYYRCPKERKAGESIRMLRESLAELLSAYPIVTGRLLKTAEGHWMIKCNDAGVRMVEARAKGSVDKWLQNFDREKELNLVHWEPMFHKLYFWSTFYVQLTEFEEGGLAIGLSCGHLLSDPICVTIFIKAWADMTLNGKMVTPPLFHRLPRRRQCNETTNPQPFPELINYYKSTLEKPVPVVQAKQTTIKIAFGDEMVRSCIAMSHAPGSPDEPSPTPFQALAGLFWVGISKIKGLKNGLITMSICLDMRKVLGLDKGFFGNCMVYNQVPGDGIEEYELSKAANAIREVVDTMDAEGIMNLIEWMEGKADQFSCLMNGYDLICVNLEHVDSYSAIFEDNFKPIHASYYIEPTVGEGMILVLPSPLAKGSFSRVVMITLPEDEAINLLEDKLIQQFSPTILMMADKKHTTANSDP; the protein is encoded by the exons ATGGCTGAAGTTTCATGGATTTGCAAGCGAACAGTAGTGAGCACAAAGCCAGTTGAAGCAGGAAAATTCTGCCCTCTATCAGTTCTAGACCGCATTATGGAACACAATCATGTGCGCGTTGTGCTCTATTATCGGTGCCCCAAAGAGAGGAAGGCCGGGGAATCGATTAGAATGCTAAGAGAATCATTAGCTGAGTTGCTTTCTGCTTATCCCATCGTGACGGGACGGTTACTGAAGACAGCAGAAGGGCATTGGATGATCAAGTGTAATGATGCTGGTGTAAGAATGGTAGAGGCAAGAGCAAAAGGGAGCGTGGACAAATGGCTGCAGAATTTTGACAGGGAGAAGGAGCTCAACCTTGTACACTGGGAGCCAATGTTTCACAAGCTGTATTTCTGGTCTACCTTTTATGTTCAG CTAACTGAATTCGAAGAAGGGGGACTTGCAATTGGTTTGAGCTGCGGTCACCTACTTTCTGATCCCATATGTGTCACCATATTCATCAAAGCATGGGCTGACATGACTTTGAATGGGAAGATGGTAACTCCTCCACTATTTCACAGATTGCCACGAAGAAGACAATGCAATGAGACCACTAACCCCCAACCCTTCCCTGAATTGATAAATTATTACAAATCAACTCTAGAAAAACCAGTCCCAGTGGTTCAAGCAAAACAAACAACTATAAAAATAGCATTCGGTGATGAAATGGTCAGAAGTTGCATAGCCATGAGCCATGCACCAGGTTCACCTGATGAGCCAAGCCCAACGCCTTTTCAAGCCCTTGCTGGACTATTTTGGGTTGGCATAAGCAAAATCAAAGGCCTAAAAAATGGTTTAATCACCATGTCTATTTGTTTGGACATGAGAAAAGTTCTAGGCTTGGACAAAGGCTTCTTTGGGAACTGCATGGTTTATAATCAGGTACCTGGAGATGGTATAGAAGAATATGAACTTTCTAAAGCAGCAAATGCAATAAGAGAAGTGGTGGATACAATGGATGCAGAAGGGATCATGAACTTGATTGAGTGGATGGAAGGAAAAGCAGATCAATTTTCTTGCTTGATGAATGGTTATGATCTCATTTGTGTTAATCTAGAGCATGTGGATTCATATTCAGCCATTTTTGAAGACAATTTCAAGCCAATTCATGCATCTTATTACATTGAACCAACAGTAGGAGAGGGAATGATTTTAGTCCTCCCATCACCACTGGCTAAGGGTTCATTTAGTCGCGTAGTTATGATCACACTTCCTGAAGATGAAGCCATTAACCTTCTTGAAGACAAGTTAATCCAGCAATTTTCCCCAACCATTCTGATGATGGCAGATAAGAAGCACACTACTGCAAACTCTGATCCTTGA